CTCGTTTCCGACGCAACCAAAGGGCAGATACCGAAGGCAATCGAAATGAGCGATCTGGAGGAGGCGCGATTGATCATGCTTTCGGTACTGTTCTTCCAAGGACAATGGACGGTTAGTGCTTAAACTTAAATTCATGCAAATAATAAGTGTGTGAGGCGTACTTACCGATATACATGTTGCTCTTCCAGATTCCATTCAACCGATCTTTCACCACGAACGTACCGTTCTACGATGAAAACGATCAACCTATCGGTATGGTAGAGATGATGTTCCAGAGAGGTATTTTCCCGTTTGCCGGCTACAAGGAATTAGATGCACAAATTCTTGAACTTCCTTATGGGGCCAATCGGCATCTTAGCATGCTGCTGATAATGCCACGGAAAGGTGTTCCACTAGTTGAAGTTGTCCGCAAGTTGACTGAATATGGCGTTGATCGTGTTTTTGAAGAGCTCGACCGTAGCTTGGTAGATTTTGATGACGACGAGGTGGAGGTGCATTTGCCAAGATTCGAGTTTAACTCAGACTATAATTTGATACCCATCTTGAATCAGGTGTGTGACGGATTGAGGCTCTGTGAAGGATTtcaagtttttttctttctaataTCTCTGCTATTTTTTCAGATGGGTATCAAAGAAGCATTCGATTCTGGGGCGGCCAACTTTGGTAAAATCTCCGAACTGAACGCCATTTACATTAGCAGCGTTATACAGCAAACCAAAATAGTTGTCAACGAGGAGGGCACAATGACGGCCGCCGTAACGACCGGTGTCTTTGCCAATAAGGCAACACCGCCACGCTTTTTGGCTAACCGACCGTTTGGTTTTATGATCGTTAATAGACAGCAACGGACGATCCTGTTTGCCGGACAAGTCAAGCGGCCTAATTTGGTCTAAATCTCCCTACACGATCATTCTACTGCAGATTGACTGCTTTCGGAAGCAGGAGAACGAACAAATAAATGGAAgagtatttgtttttaatatcgACGGATCGCCTGTATTAGCTTAGGTACGGATCGATGTCTCGCTCCATTCGATCCGACTCCGTCTCAGCACCAACGGCACACGCCAGCAGTGTGTTGACGTTTTTCTCCTCGCCAGCACCGTACACATATCCATTCGCCTTATCGATAGCATTCTTAAGTCTCAGCAGGCTCTGCTCGCGCTTCGAATCGAGCAACAGGAACGACACCAAACTGTAATCTTCCACCATGGACACGATTGCCTCGTTTAGCTGTTTGAATTTTTTCCCCATCTGGCTCGTGTCCATACACTCTAGCAGGTAGCTAAGATCCAGCACTTCTGTGTAGTATTCCACATTGAACGGAAGCTTCGAATCTTGTTCCTTTAGTTGATCCGCTTTGCTGAGCACATTCACATGCGGTAATCCCATTTGTAGCATCGTGTGCAGGGAAAGCAATAGGCACGAAATGAATTTGTACGGTTCGGTGCAGTAATGTGACTCCACCAAATGCACCGTGCAGAGATGGTATCCTAGTTGTTCTAGCTTGGCGAAAATATTCTTCAACGCATTGTTGTGGGTGAAAAGTTCCACCTGACCCGGACAGTCGAAGATGAAGTAATTGCTATCGAGACTTTTCAGTTGATCCAATAACCATTGAAAGTTTGTCTCCAGGAACTCCACGCAATAGATGAGCGCTCCATTTGGCCCAAGCCCAAACTGTTCCATCGCGTCCTGCACCGTGATCAGCTGCATTATGTCGACGGCACTGGTGTACTGCATGTTGTCGTTGGCAGGGTCCAGATTCACGACCATTGCTTTACGTCCAATTTTTTCAAGAAATGTTTGCATTTTATGGCAGTAGCTAGTTTTACCGGCACCGGGCGGTCCTATAACGAGCTGTCCATAGAGTGGCGTTTGGGTTCGAAGCTTTGCCATGCTGGTTTGCATTATTTCTGCTCGTTTGTGGGAAAATCGTACCGCACACCGTTTGTTTACAATCGCGACTTTGTTGTGACTGGCAGCAACGTTGACGTTTCGCTTCGCGGCAAGCGCTGACACAGGGCGTTTCGTACGAAAAGACAAGTTCCGACAAATTTACGCAATACAATTTACgcatttcttgtaaaactgATGCGTACAAAAATATACTTAAATAAGTTCTGGAAACTTTGTACTATTTTCCTACGCTTCAACATTCTATAAAGCTATTgaacaaaaaggaacacaaTTGAAATGGCAAAATGACGAATTCCGTTTTGACGTCTCTCGCCTGTCGCGCAATCTTCCTCTTTGTTGCATCCATTCAACGTCGCAGCCaaggaatgaaaaatcaataatacAGCTTTGCTCTCGTTCAAAGTCGAGATCGTCAAGGAACAATCGATCAGAAAGAAACGCTCGGTACTGTGTGGATTGTGAAGAACTAGAACC
The Anopheles moucheti chromosome 2, idAnoMoucSN_F20_07, whole genome shotgun sequence genome window above contains:
- the LOC128299651 gene encoding serine protease inhibitor 77Ba, which encodes MGRFVLECLVCCLLITLATSQNETFSFATLGPDTGVDRLQRSSQKFGLQFYQYITELVDHNPNVTTVNIIVSPFSVWNLLTLITEGASGLTLDELLAALDLQQQEQIRNFYKPFVQSLSLLDRDVQLAAAQYVITDENRPVSKDFETNLDNFYNPSVLQPMDFANRKQTYDRVNQLVSDATKGQIPKAIEMSDLEEARLIMLSVLFFQGQWTIPFNRSFTTNVPFYDENDQPIGMVEMMFQRGIFPFAGYKELDAQILELPYGANRHLSMLLIMPRKGVPLVEVVRKLTEYGVDRVFEELDRSLVDFDDDEVEVHLPRFEFNSDYNLIPILNQMGIKEAFDSGAANFGKISELNAIYISSVIQQTKIVVNEEGTMTAAVTTGVFANKATPPRFLANRPFGFMIVNRQQRTILFAGQVKRPNLV
- the LOC128299652 gene encoding GPN-loop GTPase 2, whose amino-acid sequence is MQTSMAKLRTQTPLYGQLVIGPPGAGKTSYCHKMQTFLEKIGRKAMVVNLDPANDNMQYTSAVDIMQLITVQDAMEQFGLGPNGALIYCVEFLETNFQWLLDQLKSLDSNYFIFDCPGQVELFTHNNALKNIFAKLEQLGYHLCTVHLVESHYCTEPYKFISCLLLSLHTMLQMGLPHVNVLSKADQLKEQDSKLPFNVEYYTEVLDLSYLLECMDTSQMGKKFKQLNEAIVSMVEDYSLVSFLLLDSKREQSLLRLKNAIDKANGYVYGAGEEKNVNTLLACAVGAETESDRMERDIDPYLS